A region of the Falco rusticolus isolate bFalRus1 chromosome 6, bFalRus1.pri, whole genome shotgun sequence genome:
GCTTGCACCTTCCCCACTGGCACTGCCTGGTGTAATGCATGTtgcatttcttctgccttttgtcTCTTGCTCTCATTGTGTTATTCCatcacttttcttctgctctttgttCTAATAAGGCTCCCCACATGTGGGCATGATCACTGTGATGTAAATTACACAGTCCCACTGAGATCCATCATGGCTCTTCAGCCTGGAAAGCAGCACACGTGGGGTTTCCAAAACAATTCTCCTAAAAAATAAAGGCCGCTAATGACAATTATGAACAAGCTGGATTGATTTTAGGAGCAAGATGTTTTCTAAGACACTAAATTgtttaatgaagcaaacaaCCCGGAACTACAGGGGTGGGAAAGGATGCTAAGCAATCTGGCAGTAGTGGGGGAGGCTAAAAGAGGACATAGAAGTGATGCGCATCTGCCACAACTGAAACCTTTGCTGTTCAGTGCTCAAGTCCTGAGTCTTCAAATTCTGCCTGAAGACGTGCAGGCATGCATATATCTTCTGTTGTAGGAATCTGGGGAAGAATCACGACCCCAACTGATTTCATGTTGAAGGGCCTGAAATTTCCCCACCGGGAGACAGCTGGTTTGAAACTGTTCATTTCCACTTTGTGGCTGCTTTATGTCACCCGAACGCAGCAAACAGGACACCCAGTGGCGTCACTCAGGACAtcacagcaggagcagagcaaatGACCCTCTGACCTGGGCAGCTCCTGCTTTCAGGCAACACCTGAGCTCAGCATGGagaggtgctgggcaggggggaccTCAGTCCTgggacacagctctgctgggggtCTCCAAAATGGGAGCGTCCTGTTTCTGATAGGGCTTGAGAtcccccttcttctccttctctcttctccttgcCTTTTacctcccactgctgctgcttcatttttgcCCTTTGACCACTATAAATCAAAGGAGTGTCACTGACACTGGGAatggggtgggagcagcaggcagcgaTGACCTAAGCTTTGCACGCATTATACTTTTTACCTGCAGTCACGTTGCAGCAGCTCTCATTTACTGGCTTCCCAGTCTCCAGCAACAGGAAACGTGCCCCGGACACATCACTTATTAATACAAACAGAGTGAGAAGTGGTTTGTCTTGCCCCATATAAAATTCAACTGCTTTGCATTTAGCGATAACATTAAATGCCAGCTGACTCAGAGGCATTTTGTAAAACTCCCCTTTCGTGGGAAAACTCATGCTGCCAGCCAAGGCTTAGGGCGTGCAGGATTTCCTTCTCTTACCTTTGCTTAATCCATTGATGCCAGAGAGAGGCGGATGCCAGCTGACAGGCTGAGGGatgggtgctgctgtgccccgttttatttccattttattgccTGCAAGCCTGTGCTGGGCCAGGGGCAGAGCTGGTTTGCTTGGGGCTCTCATAATACACCAGATTCTACTCTGCTTTTCAGTAAGAAGAAATGCAATGGTTCTCTCTTCTTTGCACATTGTAAGAGTGTATCCATAAATATAAGAGCTAATTCCAAGatatataatttcaaataacataaacttattttaaactgaaatgtatttaagtTCCTAAATATGTGACctaaacatatttaaaatttcgCACaactgtgcagctgctgtatTAATGTATCTTATCAAAGGGGGGACAAAGTTGAAAAATTTTGTTGCTCACTACGTTTTCTGAAGCTGGGAAGACTCTTCACTCACTTTAAATGTCATTGTCATCACCCAGGATTTGCAGGGAGAACTATCTCACATATCAAGAAAGTCAGCTGAAACGGGCTGTTGCAATTTTTCATGAGAAATTTCTTGTGACATGCACtttgtggaaaatgaaaactcacattttcctttgtcagTGAGAGTGGGAGGAAATTggttgaaaataaaaaatgtttcatcaaAAGCATCCAGGTCTGTCTTTCATGCATGCCTTCAAAACCTAGGAAACCTtaagtgaaagcaaaatgactcttcttttttttttaacataaaatgtgTAGGGGGGTTTCATCCAAATCAATCAATACTGTTCAATTGGTTTTGTATGTCAACTCTAAACACCAAAAGGTATTGTCCAGTCACAAAATTAAGTAATACCTGCTCTTGCTAGTGGCATTTGCATGTGGCAAGGAGTGAATAAAGAGCTTTGATAAAGAAATGGAGTTGCTTAATAAGACCACTCATCTTGATACTCATGTATATTCTGTGGTCCCTTGGGCAATAACCCAAGGTTATTAAACCCcagtggttttaaactaaaaaagcaTAGATTAAGACCaggtataaggaagaaatactttatgatgaggatggtgaaacactggcacacattgcccagagaggtggtaggtgcCCCATCCCCGGAAAaattcaaggccaggctggatggggctctgagcaacctgatctagtggaaggtgtccctgctcactgcagaaggtttggactagatgacctttaaagcttccttccaacccaaaccatgtTACGATTCTGTGAACCACAGCATGGTTCTGCTAGCACACAAACAGTGGAAATCTCGCCACAAAAGGTGAGCACGTGCCCAGAGGACTGCAGCTCCACCGAAACCCCAGCTGCCCAGGTCACACTTCAGTGCTTTGTACCCTCTTATGCCTGAATGAGGATAACGTTGGTGCCACTCGCAGGGCTTGGCCCTTTGATGACGACACAGTGTGTGCATGCAGACATCACAGCAGGGCTCAGTCTGGGTAGCCCCGCTCCTGGCGGGGGGTATAAGcacaaaagctgctgctctgccacccCCAAGCAAAGCAGCTCCACGCACCAGAGGTGCTCAGGTCCCCACCGCCGGCTCCCAGGGGATGCGGAGTGGGGTGCATACCCAACATTTGGCCTACGCTTTCTTGACACTAACAACGCCTACTATGTTTTCTCTCCAGCCACACAGCTATGAGCACATTGCACCTGGTGGCAAAGTGGTGCACCCTGAAACTTCATCCACGAGGACAGGGAGGCCCATAGCCCATCTCTCcctttgcaaagctgtttgcCACAACTTAGTGATCATACCGATCAGGTACGTGTCGATCACCACAAAAGCATCCCGCTATTATAATCCCACAGAAGTAatagacaaaaaaacccagaacaaccaaaacaaacaaacaaacagaaaaaacccaccaaaaaacaagTGACTATGTGTGAGAAACCTTGCAGCTATTAACTGGCTTTTGATTTCTACGCAAGGAGAAAAGTTACCTGCAAGTCAGTTACCAGTGACCACAGAGGAGGTGCTTTCCCACACCAGATCACATatacaggggtcctcaaactatggcccgcgggctggatacggccccccagggtcctcaatccggcccccggtatttacagacccccccgccggggttgggggggaaccaagcagccgcagatgcctgcctgccacttcatccgcacgccgccccctggttaaaaagtttgagggcCCCCGATAAGCCCTGGGCCCTCCAACTGCCCCAGGGGTGCCCGAGTCATCAGGTGCTCCAGTGACAGCTGATGGCTCTGACCTGCCCGCTCAGAACTGCCAGCCCCAGGCGGGAGCCCTGCCCCGTGCTCCTGAAGAGCAGACCTGCAGCAGATTCAGACCCGTGCCCCGGTGCGGCACTCCCCAGGCGCAGCGCCGCTGGGGCCGCGacccgcccccgccgccccgctgctcccgcagccccgcagggctcgggcgctgccgccggcggCCGGAGGCGCAGCGGCTGCCCCCGCCGTGGGCCCGCAGCGGCGGCCGTGCCGCGGCCACCCCGCGCCGTGCCGCGCCGGGACCCGGGTCCCTCCCTCGCCCGTAGGACCTGCAGCGGCAGGAGCCGCTTGCGGCGCCCGGGCACGCACTGCTGCGGGGCGCTGCCGtgcggcggctgcggggggcgaggcgggggtgccgccccgcggccgccgcgtCGGGCCCTACATCAGCGCGCCGTgcccgggggcggccccgcggagGGCGCTtggggggcgggcggccggaGCCCCCCCGGTGCCGGCGCCGGCGCCCtgcgctccccgccgcggggcggcgcccccctgccccggcctgccccagccccgcgggaggcggcggccggtGCCCCGGGGCGCGGCGTGCCGCGCGCTGCCTGCCGTGACGGGCCCGTTGCGCGGCGGCGCGATTGGCTGTCCCaggccggcggggccggcgcaGCCGGGGCGGGAGCacggggcggcggcgcggggcggcaCAGCGCGCTCCCCgacggcggcggcggtgggCGCGGGGCAGCTCGGCCCCCGGACGGGCGCGGCCCCGCCGACGGCGCCCCGCgtgccgccccccccgcccccggctcGTGCCTTGCGCAGCGGGGCCCGCGTCCCCGGGGGTGCGATGCCGACGGAGCTGTCCCGGGCCGCGGGAATGCACGGCATCTCCGACCTCCGCTCCGCCCTCACCCTGCGGCTCCTCAGCAAGGGGCCCGAGTACCTGCGCCGGCAGATGGAGGCGGGCAGCCCGGGCAGGCGGAGCGCCGTGGAGAGGCTGGCAGCCGACAAGGCCAAGTACGTGAAAAGCCGGCAGGTCATCGGCACCCGGCAGGAGCCCGTCACCGCGCTGAGCTCGGCCTCGGAGAGCAGCGGCGAGACCTGCTCGGTGGAGAGCAGAACGCGCCGCGGGGGCTTCGGCGGAGGGGAGGGCGCGGAGCCCCCGGCGCTGGCCGAGCCCGCGTGCCCCTGCCGGCCCCCCCTGCAGCGCGGCCCCCCCATAGCCAGGCGCGGCACCCCCAAGAGGCAGATGCGGCCCGATTCCCTGGTGATCTACCGCCAGAAATGCGAGTTTGGGAGAGGTCAAAGCCAGGACAGCTCACGGGGGAGCTTGGTGAGGAGGATCTTCCAAGGGCCCgtaaaggagaagcagctggcTTCCCCCGAGATGCCCGGAGTCATGGAGGACACTGTGGCCACCGAGAGCAGAGAGCCTCTCGCAGCGCAAGGCGGTGACCGCGAGCTGAGCAGCCACGGCAGAGCGGAGCAAACTGTCCCTGTGAGCGCTGGAGCCCCAGCGGTGCGTACAAAAGAGCATGAGAGACCCCCAACGCTAGGTCTGCCTCCTGAGGAGGTCAAGGAGGTGAAGAGGAGAGGTCTCCACCGCTCCCAGTCGGACATCAGCTCTCGCTACTCCAAGTCCTTCTCCGAGTTTGATACGTTTTTCAAGTACTGTGGCCTGGACCAGGAGGTCATTGAGGATCTCGGGAGAGAGAACTTCTCCGTGGTGTCTGACAACGTCTCCTTCAAGATCCGCAGCATCAGTGTGGCAACCTCCGAGAGCGACTTCACGAGGCACAGCGGGGAcgaggggctgctggaggacGAACTCACAGAGCAGGTCCCGAGCAGCACCTCTGTGATCGAGCGCAACGCTCGGATAATCAAATGGCTGTACACGTGTAAGAAAGCCAGGGAGACTAGTAAGGTGATCCAGGAACTGGCATGATGGCTTCTTTCAGCGTGCATTGCAGCCTCGTGAGCTCAAGGTGTGTGCAAAGCCTTGCCCTGTCGAtttatgtatttctctttcctctttagCGAGTGGTTGGCTTTTCTTAGCTTATTCTAGTCTTTTCATGAAGGgctgaaggaaaatgtgttttgtataCTACGTGTTCCAGGATGGCCTTTTCGGAAAGCAGAAATCCATGtcattacaaaaaaacaaacaaatggcTGCAGCTTCTCAGATTTAGATCAGACACCACCACCCCGAAATTAAAAAGTCAGTGTCTGTGAGGGATGTCTGTCCCTTGCAGATTCGTGCTCTGTAAATAGCTTGTTTTCTCTAATTTCTGCTGTGTAAGTGCTGGAAAAAACCCTTAGAAAAGTATTCAATCCTTAATTACAGTTGCATAGATAACAGGCTGAACTGATACTCTTGCTAACTAGGAGTACACCGCACTCACATGGTACTGCTGAAAGTAGGAGTACACCATGTTTATACTATACCATTCCAGTTTTCCCCTCCTTATTCTCCCTcactctctctcccttccccttaCACACAGGTACCCCCAAGTATCGGGAAAGCAAAGCTGAGTCAGCGCTCCTGCTAGCAATCTTATTTCCCCCACAGCTTTCTGTTGGGACCATAAAAATTTGTTCCAGGTGACTCCTTAGCATTTCACAGGCTTTAAGCTTTCTGTCCTGTTTGTCATGAATTTGGCTCCTCTGCAGTGGGTTTTGCTGTGCAGTTTGGCACTGGTGGCTGGAAATCGGTTGTGTGGTTTGCCTTGGTTAGAGGGGCACTTCACTGTTGTAACTGAAGATAATTAATACAAATGTGTGGCATTGAGGCTTGGAAATCAGTTACTTCACAGACAGAAGCATAACAAATTTAGCCCTGGTAAAAGCCTTTATCCTGGTTTTACTTGGCATCTGATCCTCTGAAAAAGAACTATATTCACGGAGCCTTTGGTATTGATGGTCTAGTAGGTAACaggtttttctccttccagtaCCTGAAGCCCTTAGGATAAGTACCGCAGCTTACAGtgtggtattttaaaattgcatgaGTAGGTCTGGATAGGAAGGATTACATGTATATTTTCTGACAGTTTGTAATTGGTGCGTGAGAAGAACATCTTTCAGTGTAGATACAGCTGTTGGCAGAGCGTGTGGGCCTTACGAACGTGGAAGAGAAATGTAGTGCTTGAGCCTCTTTCCTATGTGGATATGGGGCTGTCACTCCCAGTTCCCTTCATCTATGTAATGCAAAAATCAGTTTACTTACTTGAAATCACTTTTACTTATGTGAAATTTGgatcacttttaaaatttaaatttttctcaaaagcctcttttcttcctgcaggttgagggaggaggaagggaaagagagagacatTTTCACACAAACATTTCAAGCCCTTGTAGATAAGAACGGTTGTCAGGTATCTGGCTGACAGCTTAAAGAAGTGTTGTTATGTGACAAAACCTTCCCCAAATTACCTTAGAGAGAAGAAAGGGCTCCCTTGAGCTAATAATTTCTCCTTGCTCATCTTTCTGTGATAAAAAGCCAGGCagatacacaaaacaaaatgatgcAGGTGGCAGTTTGTGAAGTTCATTGTAGCTGCTGG
Encoded here:
- the FAM110C gene encoding protein FAM110C — its product is MPTELSRAAGMHGISDLRSALTLRLLSKGPEYLRRQMEAGSPGRRSAVERLAADKAKYVKSRQVIGTRQEPVTALSSASESSGETCSVESRTRRGGFGGGEGAEPPALAEPACPCRPPLQRGPPIARRGTPKRQMRPDSLVIYRQKCEFGRGQSQDSSRGSLVRRIFQGPVKEKQLASPEMPGVMEDTVATESREPLAAQGGDRELSSHGRAEQTVPVSAGAPAVRTKEHERPPTLGLPPEEVKEVKRRGLHRSQSDISSRYSKSFSEFDTFFKYCGLDQEVIEDLGRENFSVVSDNVSFKIRSISVATSESDFTRHSGDEGLLEDELTEQVPSSTSVIERNARIIKWLYTCKKARETSKVIQELA